The proteins below come from a single Staphylococcus sp. MI 10-1553 genomic window:
- a CDS encoding TetR/AcrR family transcriptional regulator: MAGRPKDPTINQKIYEEIERLLVEYNLNQITIDQIAENTGVSKATIYRRWPDKTFIIMDLFLERAETFHPAYFNLYDDLYRFLVTMMNIYKTPIGTAVIEILVSHHDTNAKARFMEEYFLKKRAILKSIIEPHIHSEDEDMLIDLIFSPIYFNILIKPDVLNESYIETMLTKVLQAYELI, encoded by the coding sequence ATGGCCGGAAGACCCAAAGATCCCACAATTAATCAAAAAATTTATGAAGAAATTGAACGGTTACTCGTAGAATATAATTTAAATCAAATTACGATCGATCAGATTGCAGAAAATACAGGTGTCTCAAAAGCGACGATTTACCGTCGTTGGCCAGACAAAACATTTATCATTATGGATCTGTTTTTAGAGCGCGCAGAAACATTTCATCCAGCGTATTTCAATTTATATGATGATTTGTATCGCTTTCTCGTGACAATGATGAACATATATAAGACACCCATTGGTACCGCAGTCATTGAGATTTTAGTTAGCCATCATGATACAAATGCGAAAGCGCGCTTTATGGAAGAATATTTCTTGAAAAAGCGTGCCATCTTAAAATCAATCATTGAACCGCATATTCATAGTGAAGATGAAGATATGTTAATCGACCTTATTTTCTCACCCATTTACTTTAACATTCTAATTAAACCAGATGTGTTGAATGAATCATACATTGAAACGATGCTCACGAAAGTATTGCAAGCTTATGAATTAATATAA
- a CDS encoding DUF3147 family protein, whose product MKSALIKFIVGGFTVVLSYIISQVLPWKEFGGIFATFPAVFLVSMYLSGMEFGDVVAVHVSRGAIFGMIGVLVDIVVTWEMLKVTHLWLLSIVVGFVAWFISAMIILEIVEWIAHRSKGGHYGRKTQRSHN is encoded by the coding sequence GTGAAATCGGCATTAATCAAGTTTATCGTAGGCGGCTTCACAGTCGTATTAAGTTATATCATTTCCCAAGTCTTGCCTTGGAAAGAGTTTGGTGGAATTTTTGCAACGTTTCCAGCGGTTTTCCTCGTATCTATGTACTTATCTGGAATGGAATTTGGCGACGTTGTTGCAGTACATGTCAGCCGTGGTGCAATTTTTGGTATGATAGGCGTCCTTGTTGATATTGTCGTCACTTGGGAAATGTTAAAAGTGACACATCTCTGGTTGTTAAGTATTGTAGTAGGATTTGTTGCGTGGTTTATAAGTGCAATGATAATATTAGAAATTGTTGAATGGATAGCACATAGAAGCAAAGGAGGTCACTATGGCCGGAAGACCCAAAGATCCCACAATTAA
- a CDS encoding DUF3147 family protein produces MFGISLTSVLLRFLIGGFAVALASVIAGKAGGKIGGVIATMPAVFLAAIFALAIDHHGDTLVQMSIRLSSGAILGILSCIVTVGLTVLYIHKHGFQKGTVFSVLCWLIISCALFGIQHFL; encoded by the coding sequence ATGTTTGGGATCTCCTTGACAAGTGTCTTATTACGCTTTTTAATTGGTGGCTTTGCTGTTGCTTTAGCTTCTGTTATCGCTGGAAAAGCAGGTGGAAAAATTGGCGGTGTTATTGCGACGATGCCAGCTGTTTTCTTAGCTGCGATTTTTGCACTAGCGATTGACCATCATGGTGATACATTAGTGCAAATGTCGATTCGTCTAAGTTCTGGAGCCATTTTAGGTATTCTCTCCTGTATTGTGACTGTCGGCCTAACTGTCCTTTACATTCATAAACATGGCTTTCAAAAAGGGACTGTTTTTTCAGTATTGTGTTGGCTTATCATTTCTTGTGCATTATTCGGTATACAACATTTCTTATAA
- a CDS encoding Mu transposase domain-containing protein — protein MVNFRKGKYSVPTKFIGEEVQLIFNELTDELSIYFDAELIRTHHLSDKKFNYVTEEQLSSIN, from the coding sequence ATGGTTAATTTTAGAAAAGGTAAATATTCAGTACCTACAAAATTTATTGGAGAGGAGGTTCAATTAATCTTTAATGAGTTGACTGACGAGTTATCAATCTACTTTGATGCCGAATTAATTAGAACGCATCATTTATCGGACAAAAAATTCAATTATGTTACCGAAGAGCAGCTCTCTTCTATCAATTGA
- a CDS encoding ATP-binding protein, translating to MKSRIITMNIPFCSWGDSFSNKIASAAIIDRLIHHSKTFKITRDSYRLKDYKSEKSLNIRHS from the coding sequence ATGAAATCCAGAATCATAACGATGAATATCCCCTTTTGTAGTTGGGGGGATTCATTTAGTAACAAAATAGCGTCAGCAGCCATTATTGATAGGCTCATTCATCATTCAAAAACATTTAAAATAACACGGGATTCCTACCGACTTAAAGACTATAAAAGTGAAAAAAGTTTAAACATACGTCATTCTTAA
- a CDS encoding sensor histidine kinase: MSYLIIGILVLILVVMATRYLLIRQDLSKITQQLNYLKQDITSNQYIRTETQQKETQKLITAINHTLEIQRAEVRSYKRQQLHLNQEITNISHDLRTPLTAIKGYVNLLKTQEIQDNPDKYLKIINDKTDALIHAVDLFHEITRLDSRDYPLNIVTIHINEIVQEQFLLYFYQFQAHNIKITFDETSVSPIKGDIKILERIFANVIQNLLKYSKTYAHIHFYERDRNVEVLIVNDTDELLNEGKQTHIFQRSYTLDMSRSNGSMGLGLYVVQRLMHTQKGRVTANMKNHQFQLSLQFSKDYS; this comes from the coding sequence ATGTCATATCTCATAATCGGTATACTTGTATTGATACTCGTGGTGATGGCCACACGTTATTTGCTTATTAGGCAAGATCTATCAAAAATAACGCAACAATTAAATTATTTAAAACAAGATATTACGTCTAATCAGTATATTAGAACGGAAACCCAACAAAAAGAGACGCAAAAACTTATAACAGCGATCAACCATACGTTAGAAATTCAGAGAGCTGAAGTTAGAAGCTATAAGAGACAACAGTTGCATTTAAATCAAGAAATCACCAATATTTCCCATGATTTACGCACCCCTTTAACAGCAATTAAAGGGTACGTTAACTTGTTAAAAACACAAGAAATTCAGGACAATCCTGACAAGTACTTGAAGATTATCAATGATAAAACAGACGCTTTAATTCATGCTGTGGATTTATTTCATGAAATCACACGCCTTGATTCAAGAGATTACCCTTTGAACATCGTCACAATTCATATCAATGAAATCGTACAAGAACAGTTTTTACTTTATTTCTATCAATTTCAAGCACACAATATAAAGATAACCTTTGATGAGACATCCGTCAGTCCCATCAAAGGAGATATTAAGATTTTAGAAAGAATTTTCGCCAATGTCATTCAAAATCTTCTCAAATATAGTAAAACGTATGCACATATTCATTTTTATGAACGCGATCGTAATGTTGAAGTGTTAATCGTGAATGATACAGATGAGCTTTTAAATGAAGGGAAACAAACACATATTTTCCAAAGATCATACACCCTTGATATGAGTAGAAGCAATGGCAGTATGGGCTTAGGTTTATATGTTGTACAACGGTTGATGCATACACAAAAAGGACGTGTAACCGCCAATATGAAAAACCATCAATTTCAACTAAGCCTACAATTTTCAAAAGATTATTCATGA
- a CDS encoding cation-translocating P-type ATPase, translating into MINYIKSELYRVFNSKALYLYILVCNVLMVLAAVTLFYFNQVDSHFPYGNAHFFYINVISASTLILIVGIAMNLLVNHKENKLMNKISVSFDVSRSTIFWGKFLVYLISFSLLCIISTIITVILGLTLFEYDNVSLNQYLISLINMAPLILGGLALAHTLNSFKINIAIVIILTSLIYLQSSHLFQLLAYLNHHFNHLYKLTPGERLNQNFENFMTHSSTLDLNNWIIGGILSLLFLFCGQVIFKKSEFNDE; encoded by the coding sequence ATGATTAATTATATCAAAAGTGAATTATATCGCGTATTTAATAGTAAAGCCCTATACCTGTACATTCTTGTATGTAATGTACTCATGGTTTTAGCTGCAGTCACATTATTTTATTTTAATCAAGTGGACTCACATTTCCCATACGGTAACGCGCATTTCTTTTATATTAATGTCATTTCAGCAAGTACGCTCATATTGATTGTAGGTATTGCAATGAATTTACTCGTTAATCACAAAGAAAATAAGTTGATGAATAAAATCTCTGTTTCATTTGATGTATCTAGAAGTACCATATTCTGGGGGAAATTCTTAGTTTATCTTATTAGTTTTTCATTACTGTGCATAATCAGTACCATCATTACAGTGATTTTAGGTCTAACATTGTTTGAATATGACAATGTATCACTCAATCAATACTTAATTTCATTAATCAATATGGCTCCCCTTATATTAGGTGGCCTTGCACTTGCACATACACTAAATAGCTTTAAAATTAATATCGCAATCGTTATCATTTTAACGAGCCTTATTTATCTTCAATCTTCACACTTATTTCAGTTATTAGCATATCTCAATCATCATTTTAATCACCTTTATAAGCTGACACCTGGAGAACGTCTGAATCAAAACTTCGAAAACTTTATGACACATTCTAGTACACTTGATTTAAACAACTGGATCATAGGTGGCATTTTAAGCCTCTTGTTTTTATTCTGTGGACAGGTCATATTTAAAAAATCAGAATTCAATGATGAATAG
- a CDS encoding ABC transporter ATP-binding protein, giving the protein MRPIIKTESLSKKFKTNYGLQDIHFELYQGQICALIGRNGAGKSTLFKLIANQIFPTSGHIELFGENPKSNPHIRKRVGFMIEHSAWISTFTGEKNLTYFSIQRGLASKENIQKVLTQVGLKSVNKKVKQYSLGMKQRLNIALALLSGPDLLVLDEPINGLDAEGIKDFRNLMRKLNHEYGITILISSHILNELEQLAHRFVFIDDGKIIEDITKEEMLQKGKKYLVIKASPVEKAIQVLEENIKDIHYKVLHDQSLWIDPTPIQNHQINKLLLEHGVEIEEFKIQTTDLEDYFLNKEKVNSYD; this is encoded by the coding sequence TTGCGTCCCATCATTAAAACAGAAAGTCTGAGTAAAAAATTCAAAACAAACTATGGATTACAAGATATTCACTTTGAGCTTTACCAAGGACAAATATGTGCACTCATAGGAAGGAATGGTGCTGGTAAATCAACACTTTTTAAACTTATCGCAAATCAAATTTTCCCCACAAGTGGTCATATCGAGCTTTTTGGAGAAAATCCTAAATCAAACCCACACATACGTAAACGTGTAGGGTTTATGATTGAACATTCCGCTTGGATTTCAACCTTTACGGGTGAGAAAAATTTAACTTATTTCAGTATCCAACGCGGTCTTGCAAGCAAAGAAAACATTCAGAAAGTTTTAACTCAAGTGGGTCTTAAAAGTGTAAATAAAAAAGTTAAGCAATATTCTCTAGGAATGAAACAACGTTTAAATATTGCTTTAGCACTGCTTTCAGGACCTGACCTGTTAGTGCTAGATGAACCGATTAATGGATTAGACGCTGAAGGTATCAAAGATTTTCGGAATTTAATGCGGAAACTCAATCATGAATATGGCATTACAATACTGATTTCAAGTCATATTTTGAATGAACTAGAACAACTTGCGCATCGATTTGTTTTTATTGATGACGGAAAAATTATTGAAGATATTACAAAAGAAGAAATGTTGCAAAAAGGTAAGAAATATCTCGTCATTAAAGCCTCTCCTGTTGAAAAAGCGATACAAGTCTTAGAAGAAAATATAAAAGACATTCATTATAAAGTCTTACATGATCAATCTCTATGGATTGACCCTACCCCTATTCAAAATCATCAAATAAATAAGCTCTTATTAGAACACGGCGTAGAAATTGAAGAATTTAAAATTCAGACAACCGATTTAGAAGATTATTTTTTAAATAAAGAGAAGGTGAATTCATATGATTAA
- a CDS encoding response regulator transcription factor gives MQYEALIIEDDIDIAHILSLTLTKMNIKAHIVYSGLEAQACIEKNTYDLILLDLMLPEVTGEEILPIIKANTNSKIIVISAKVDIEEKVHLLHKGADDYITKPFDIKEVAARVAVQLRNLEHHKNPEVLVWKDLRLDLTKHQAYIKNIEMNLTNTEYDILTLLMSQPENAFSKQKIYEKVQGIYFGDDNTINVHISNIRKKISKHTNETYIKTVWGIGFMLI, from the coding sequence ATGCAATATGAAGCACTTATTATAGAAGATGATATTGATATTGCGCATATATTGTCTTTAACATTGACAAAAATGAATATAAAAGCACATATCGTATATTCGGGGCTTGAAGCACAGGCGTGTATAGAAAAAAATACTTATGACTTAATTCTATTAGATTTAATGCTACCTGAAGTGACAGGCGAGGAAATTCTTCCTATCATTAAAGCAAACACAAACAGTAAAATCATTGTGATTTCTGCTAAGGTGGATATCGAAGAAAAAGTTCACTTATTGCATAAGGGTGCTGATGATTACATCACAAAACCTTTTGACATAAAGGAAGTTGCTGCACGTGTAGCCGTTCAATTAAGAAATTTAGAACATCATAAAAATCCTGAAGTCCTAGTATGGAAAGATTTACGCTTAGATCTCACAAAGCATCAAGCCTACATCAAAAACATAGAAATGAATTTAACAAATACAGAATACGATATTTTAACATTGCTTATGTCACAACCGGAAAATGCCTTTTCTAAACAAAAAATCTACGAAAAAGTGCAAGGCATTTATTTCGGTGACGATAATACTATCAACGTACATATTTCTAATATTAGAAAGAAAATTTCTAAACATACTAATGAAACCTATATCAAAACCGTCTGGGGTATTGGATTTATGCTCATATGA